One region of Gopherus evgoodei ecotype Sinaloan lineage chromosome 16, rGopEvg1_v1.p, whole genome shotgun sequence genomic DNA includes:
- the CRB2 gene encoding protein crumbs homolog 2 isoform X1: MLAMELQRILSSSYHAALLLPLSLLLWGTSGSETASSCSSFPCENGGSCEDLEAGYRCLCPQQPVAYMGTNCEFLYSVCEVHKCPPNWICSETARHLDYECICRPGFTGTECSVNINECENDPCKGPHFECVDSANGYICQCQMGPNGEGCRTEISVCSSHPCQNNGTCIEGAGIYTCSCQPGLTGAHCEDNIDECASSPCQNGAICLDRVNEYNCFCVPGFQGNRCEIDINECASRPCKNNGTCLNEMDHYLCKCVPGYTGVNCDAEIDECDSGPCQNGGKCTDHIGFYTCTCAPGYEGIQCEVDINECASQPCINGGICHDLVDSYQCDCSETGFDGEHCELDILECASQPCLNNATCLEGVKNYSCVCWPGYTGQRCEEDVDECAIDPCHNGGVCFERSNQTYYGTGHDFPSEFSYSQAAGFLCWCQPGFSGENCSVNIDECESQPCQNGGCCTDLVNGFLCHCLPGYSGVECAVNIDECKTDPCENGATCKDAIADYFCYCAPSQDGITWGGKNCSVELTGCQMHACQNEALCIPTYQAETHGHLCQCQPGFYDAKCSTSTTFSFSSRGYIFIDMPMNNNRSRRDMAEDYLAMVSLRFRTTLPDAILFYRGNEAEYLFLELFDGMLHLGLRRDDAESSLLLKGLRVDDGQWHKAEVLLQDSLQLKLWHKACNTGVCLQDFPTRDGVASLSPAFLKTYIGGVDGDLTANNTWSRESFIGCLEDLEIDYQAILPLDIPHRESSPVELGCNRTEWCHSQPCSQRGLCVDLWATFRCDCTRPYEGQTCSHEYPAGTFGLEDSSSFASFTIADNPGSNFNISFFIRTLKLSGLVLQISNGTDPCLTVYLKSGQLQIATSSANAVTFSENLADGRRYLVTLTFQGGRVHASHSDRDVEVGQLAVLPLVVGFEVYVGGLPHQDHVSTWGGYFKGCLQDFQLNNHRMEFFPTQAENYSLPQKVYMGQTTNLAPGCISDDTCKSGPCHNGGTCAITWNDFSCSCPANFTGKTCEERVWCASDPCPKATSCVDVPAGYVCLANATFHGNAAIEFTTNASVTRALNSLHLEFKTRDEDAILLWATEEVDSLQIAIQNSTLLVDIRSGNSIEGVSFLSQTPIADGSWHRVSLSMEEPSVMSSRWLIHLDGSVNVTLQGNAGNLDFLKNNVLIVLAENFTGCLGHVNIGGVYLPFTGQLSYPQPEQFLQSSRGHIQLGCTGADVCASSPCLNAGTCEDLFNSFRCACSVGWEGPLCESNIDDCKSSPCVHGDCMDSVADFQCDCFRGYIGKKCNINVDDCMRHQCLNGGTCVDGVYSYSCKCPAQYSGPRCEWLFPPQQCGKNFTCLNGGKCTSGTWGANCTCKPGFTGRKCQININECEPNPCQNGGTCQDSVNKYQCVCSASYTGEHCDVDKGTPGAFFPFPLIEVAAPVACGCLLLLIIGLIFMILTARKRRQSEGTYSPSQQEVAGARLEMDSVLKVPPEERLI, from the exons GAACATCAGGCTCTGAAACTGCCAGCAGCTGCTCATCATTCCCTTGTGAGAACGGAGGAAGCTGTGAGGATTTGGAGGCGGGCTACAGGTGCCTCTGCCCCCAGCAACCAGTGGCATACATGGGCACAAACTGTGAATTCCTCTACTCTGTGTGTGAGGTGCACAAATGTCCCCCGAATTGGATATGCAGTGAAACTGCGAGACACCTGGATTATGAGTGCATCTGTAGGCCTGGCTTCACAGGCACAGAGTGTAGTGTTAATATTAATGAGTGTGAGAACGACCCTTGTAAAGGGCCTCATTTTGAATGTGTAGATAGTGCAAATGGATACATCTGCCAATGCCAAATGGGACCAAATGGAGAAGGCTGCCGCACTGAAATATCTGTGTGCTCTAGCCACCCCTGCCAAAATAATGGGACCTGCATCGAGGGTGCCGGGATATATACCTGCAGCTGCCAACCTGGTCTCACCGGGGCCCACTGCGAAGATAACATCGATGAGTGTGCCTCCAGCCCATGTCAGAATGGAGCCATCTGCCTAGACAGGGTGAATGAGTATAACTGTTTCTGTGTGCCTGGGTTCCAAGGAAACCGTTGTGAAATAGACATCAACGAGTGTGCATCCCGGCCCTGTAAAAACAATGGCACCTGCCTGAATGAGATGGATCACTATTTGTGCAAGTGTGTCCCCGGCTATACAG GTGTAAACTGTGATGCTGAAATAGATGAATGTGACTCAGGCCCTTGCCAGAATGGGGGCAAGTGCACTgaccacattgggttctacaccTGCACTTGTGCACCAGGTTATGAGGGAATCCAGTGTGAGGTGGACATCAATGAATGTGCAAGCCAACCATGTATCAACGGAGGGATATGTCATGACCTTGTTGACAG CTACCAGTGTGATTGCAGTGAGACAGGCTTTGACGGGGAGCACTGCGAGTTGGATATCCTGGAGTGCGCCTCCCAGCCCTGTTTGAACAATGCTACCTGCCTGGAGGGTGTCAAGAATTACAGCTGTGTCTGCTGGCCAG GTTACACAGGGCAGCGCTGTGAGGAGGATGTGGACGAGTGTGCTATAGACCCTTGTCACAATGGAGGCGTGTGCTTTGAGCGATCCAACCAAACCTACTATGGGACAGGACACGACTTCCCCAGCGAGTTCAGCTATAGTCAAGCTGCAGGTTTTCTCTGCTGGTGCCAGCCAGGTTTTTCAG GGGAGAACTGTTCTGTTAACATTGATGAATGTGAGTCTCAGCCATGTCAGAACGGAGGGTGCTGCACGGATCTGGTTAACGGCTTCCTTTGCCATTGTCTACCAGGATACTCAG GTGTGGAATGTGCTGTCAACATCGACGAATGCAAGACTGACCCCTGCGAGAATGGGGCTACCTGTAAGGATGCCATTGCTGACTACTTTTGCTACTGTGCCCCTAGTCAGGATGGCATCACATGGGGAGGGAAGAACTGCTCTGTTGAGCTTACTGGGTGCCAGATGCATGCTTGCCAGAACGAGGCCTTGTGCATCCCAACATACCAAGCTGAGACCCATGGACACCTTTGCCAGTGCCAGCCTGGTTTCTACGATGCCAAATGCTCAACGTCAACAACGTTTTCCTTCAGTTCCCGAGGGTATATCTTTATTGACATGCCCATGAATAATAATCGGAGCAGGAGGGATATGGCAGAGGACTACCTGGCCATGGTGTCTCTCCGGTTCCGAACCACCTTGCCTGATGCCATCCTCTTCTACCGAGGCAATGAAGCAGAATACCTGTTCCTGGAGCTCTTTGATGGCATGCTGCATTTGGGGCTAAGGAGAGACGATGCTGAATCCTCTTTGCTCTTGAAGGGGCTGAGGGTTGATGATGGCCAGTGGCACAAAGCTGAGGTTCTTCTGCAGGACTCTCTACAGTTAAAGCTCTGGCATAAAGCTTGCAACACAGGAGTCTGCCTGCAGGACTTCCCTACCAGAGACGGTGTTGCTTCTCTCTCACCTGCCTTCCTAAAAACTTACATCGGGGGAGTTGATGGAGACTTGACAGCTAACAATACATGGAGCCGGGAGAGTTTCATCGGCTGCCTGGAGGACCTGGAGATTGATTATCAGGCTATTCTTCCCTTGGATATACCCCACCGCGAATCCTCTCCAGTGGAGCTGGGCTGCAACAGGACAGAATGGTGCCACTCCCAGCCCTGTTCTCAGAGAGGCCTGTGTGTGGACCTCTGGGCAACCTTTAGGTGTGACTGCACTAGGCCTTATGAAGGCCAGACTTGTTCACATG aGTACCCAGCAGGAACGTTTGGCTTGGAAGATTCCTCCAGCTTTGCTTCCTTCACAATTGCTGATAATCCTGGTTCAAACTTCAACATCTCCTTTTTTATCCGTACTCTGAAGCTAAGTGGCCTAGTGCTGCAAATCAGCAATGGAACTGACCCCTGCCTCACTGTATATCTGAAGAGTGGCCAGCTCCAGATAGCAACATCATCTGCAAATGCTGTGACTTTCTCAGAAAACCTGGCTGATGGGAGGAGATATCTGGTAACTCTCACCTTCCAGGGAGGAAGAGTTCATGCCAGCCATTCAGACCGAGATGTGGAGGTAGGGCAGCTGGCAGTGCTGCCTCTTGTAGTTGGTTTTGAGGTATATGTTGGTGGACTTCCTCACCAAGATCATGTGAGCACATGGGGAGGATATTTTAAAGGTTGTCTTCAAGATTTCCAGCTCAACAACCACCGAATGGAGTTCTTTCCTACTCAGGCTGAGAACTACAGTCTGCCACAAAAGGTGTACATGGGACAAACCACTAACCTCGCTCCGGGCTGCATCTCCGATGACACCTGCAAG TCTGGGCCATGTCACAATGGTGGCACATGCGCTATCACCTGGaatgacttcagttgcagttgtcCAGCAAATTTCACTGGGAAAACCTGTGAGGAGAGAGTCTGGTGTGCCAGTGACCCGTGTCCCAAAGCCACTTCCTGCGTGGATGTTCCAGCAGGATACGTAT GTCTGGCTAATGCTACATTTCATGGCAATGCTGCCATTGAGTTCACCACCAATGCTTCTGTCACCAGAGCTCTCAACAGCCTCCACCTAGAATTTAAAACCAGGGATGAAGACGCCATTTTGCTCTGGGCTACTGAAGAGGTGGACTCCCTCCAAATTGCTATTCAGAACTCCACTCTGCTTGTGGATATTAGAAGTGGGAACAGCATTGAAGGGGTCAGTTTCCTGAGTCAGACACCCATCGCGGATGGCTCCTGgcacagagtctctctctctatgGAAGAGCCGTCTGTGATGTCTTCAAGGTGGCTAATTCATTTGGATGGTTCTGTGAACGTGACTCTCCAGGGGAATGCTGGGAACCTGGACTTCTTAAAGAACAATGTGCTGATTGTACTAGCTGAGAACTTCACAGGCTGCCTTGGACATGTGAACATAGGGGGAGTATATCTGCCGTTCACTGGCCAGCTCTCTTACCCTCAGCCAGAGCAGTTCCTGCAGTCTAGCAGGGGACACATCCAGCTGGGCTGCACTGGGGCTGATGTGTGTGCTTCGAGCCCTTGTCTCAATGCGGGCACTTGTGAGGACTTGTTTAACTCCTTCCGATGCGCCTGCAGTGTCGGATGGGAGGGGCCTCTGTGCGAGTCTAACATAGATGACTGCAAGTCCAGCCCGTGTGTCCATGGGGACTGCATGGACTCAGTGGCAGATTTTCAGTGCGACTGTTTCCGGGGCTACATTGGGAAGAAATGTAACATCAATGTGGACGATTGCATGCGACACCAGTGCTTAAATGGAGGGACCTGTGTTGACGGGGTTTACAGCTACTCCTGCAAGTGCCCAGCTCAGTACTCAGGACCTCGCTGCGA ATGGCTGTTTCCACCTCAACAGTGCGGCAAAAACTTTACCTGTCTGAATGGAGGCAAATGTACCAGTGGGACATGGGGAGCCAACTGCACCTGCAAGCCAGGCTTCACCGGAAGGAA
- the CRB2 gene encoding protein crumbs homolog 2 isoform X2, whose translation MLAMELQRILSSSYHAALLLPLSLLLWGTSGSETASSCSSFPCENGGSCEDLEAGYRCLCPQQPVAYMGTNCEFLYSVCEVHKCPPNWICSETARHLDYECICRPGFTGTECSVNINECENDPCKGPHFECVDSANGYICQCQMGPNGEGCRTEISVCSSHPCQNNGTCIEGAGIYTCSCQPGLTGAHCEDNIDECASSPCQNGAICLDRVNEYNCFCVPGFQGNRCEIDINECASRPCKNNGTCLNEMDHYLCKCVPGYTGVNCDAEIDECDSGPCQNGGKCTDHIGFYTCTCAPGYEGIQCEVDINECASQPCINGGICHDLVDSYQCDCSETGFDGEHCELDILECASQPCLNNATCLEGVKNYSCVCWPGYTGQRCEEDVDECAIDPCHNGGVCFERSNQTYYGTGHDFPSEFSYSQAAGFLCWCQPGFSGENCSVNIDECESQPCQNGGCCTDLVNGFLCHCLPGYSGVECAVNIDECKTDPCENGATCKDAIADYFCYCAPSQDGITWGGKNCSVELTGCQMHACQNEALCIPTYQAETHGHLCQCQPGFYDAKCSTSTTFSFSSRGYIFIDMPMNNNRSRRDMAEDYLAMVSLRFRTTLPDAILFYRGNEAEYLFLELFDGMLHLGLRRDDAESSLLLKGLRVDDGQWHKAEVLLQDSLQLKLWHKACNTGVCLQDFPTRDGVASLSPAFLKTYIGGVDGDLTANNTWSRESFIGCLEDLEIDYQAILPLDIPHRESSPVELGCNRTEWCHSQPCSQRGLCVDLWATFRCDCTRPYEGQTCSHEYPAGTFGLEDSSSFASFTIADNPGSNFNISFFIRTLKLSGLVLQISNGTDPCLTVYLKSGQLQIATSSANAVTFSENLADGRRYLVTLTFQGGRVHASHSDRDVEVGQLAVLPLVVGFEVYVGGLPHQDHVSTWGGYFKGCLQDFQLNNHRMEFFPTQAENYSLPQKVYMGQTTNLAPGCISDDTCKSGPCHNGGTCAITWNDFSCSCPANFTGKTCEERVWCASDPCPKATSCVDVPAGYVCLANATFHGNAAIEFTTNASVTRALNSLHLEFKTRDEDAILLWATEEVDSLQIAIQNSTLLVDIRSGNSIEGVSFLSQTPIADGSWHRVSLSMEEPSVMSSRWLIHLDGSVNVTLQGNAGNLDFLKNNVLIVLAENFTGCLGHVNIGGVYLPFTGQLSYPQPEQFLQSSRGHIQLGCTGADVCASSPCLNAGTCEDLFNSFRCACSVGWEGPLCESNIDDCKSSPCVHGDCMDSVADFQCDCFRGYIGKKCNINVDDCMRHQCLNGGTCVDGVYSYSCKCPAQYSGPRCEWLFPPQQCGKNFTCLNGGKCTSGTWGANCTCKPGFTGRKCQININECEPNPCQNGGTCQDSVNKYQCVCSASYTGEHCDVDQPAWAHLSNSSVVGAVGAAGATLLLALVAASVIAMKKRRATQGTYSPSRQEKDGARVELWNVIKLPPTERLI comes from the exons GAACATCAGGCTCTGAAACTGCCAGCAGCTGCTCATCATTCCCTTGTGAGAACGGAGGAAGCTGTGAGGATTTGGAGGCGGGCTACAGGTGCCTCTGCCCCCAGCAACCAGTGGCATACATGGGCACAAACTGTGAATTCCTCTACTCTGTGTGTGAGGTGCACAAATGTCCCCCGAATTGGATATGCAGTGAAACTGCGAGACACCTGGATTATGAGTGCATCTGTAGGCCTGGCTTCACAGGCACAGAGTGTAGTGTTAATATTAATGAGTGTGAGAACGACCCTTGTAAAGGGCCTCATTTTGAATGTGTAGATAGTGCAAATGGATACATCTGCCAATGCCAAATGGGACCAAATGGAGAAGGCTGCCGCACTGAAATATCTGTGTGCTCTAGCCACCCCTGCCAAAATAATGGGACCTGCATCGAGGGTGCCGGGATATATACCTGCAGCTGCCAACCTGGTCTCACCGGGGCCCACTGCGAAGATAACATCGATGAGTGTGCCTCCAGCCCATGTCAGAATGGAGCCATCTGCCTAGACAGGGTGAATGAGTATAACTGTTTCTGTGTGCCTGGGTTCCAAGGAAACCGTTGTGAAATAGACATCAACGAGTGTGCATCCCGGCCCTGTAAAAACAATGGCACCTGCCTGAATGAGATGGATCACTATTTGTGCAAGTGTGTCCCCGGCTATACAG GTGTAAACTGTGATGCTGAAATAGATGAATGTGACTCAGGCCCTTGCCAGAATGGGGGCAAGTGCACTgaccacattgggttctacaccTGCACTTGTGCACCAGGTTATGAGGGAATCCAGTGTGAGGTGGACATCAATGAATGTGCAAGCCAACCATGTATCAACGGAGGGATATGTCATGACCTTGTTGACAG CTACCAGTGTGATTGCAGTGAGACAGGCTTTGACGGGGAGCACTGCGAGTTGGATATCCTGGAGTGCGCCTCCCAGCCCTGTTTGAACAATGCTACCTGCCTGGAGGGTGTCAAGAATTACAGCTGTGTCTGCTGGCCAG GTTACACAGGGCAGCGCTGTGAGGAGGATGTGGACGAGTGTGCTATAGACCCTTGTCACAATGGAGGCGTGTGCTTTGAGCGATCCAACCAAACCTACTATGGGACAGGACACGACTTCCCCAGCGAGTTCAGCTATAGTCAAGCTGCAGGTTTTCTCTGCTGGTGCCAGCCAGGTTTTTCAG GGGAGAACTGTTCTGTTAACATTGATGAATGTGAGTCTCAGCCATGTCAGAACGGAGGGTGCTGCACGGATCTGGTTAACGGCTTCCTTTGCCATTGTCTACCAGGATACTCAG GTGTGGAATGTGCTGTCAACATCGACGAATGCAAGACTGACCCCTGCGAGAATGGGGCTACCTGTAAGGATGCCATTGCTGACTACTTTTGCTACTGTGCCCCTAGTCAGGATGGCATCACATGGGGAGGGAAGAACTGCTCTGTTGAGCTTACTGGGTGCCAGATGCATGCTTGCCAGAACGAGGCCTTGTGCATCCCAACATACCAAGCTGAGACCCATGGACACCTTTGCCAGTGCCAGCCTGGTTTCTACGATGCCAAATGCTCAACGTCAACAACGTTTTCCTTCAGTTCCCGAGGGTATATCTTTATTGACATGCCCATGAATAATAATCGGAGCAGGAGGGATATGGCAGAGGACTACCTGGCCATGGTGTCTCTCCGGTTCCGAACCACCTTGCCTGATGCCATCCTCTTCTACCGAGGCAATGAAGCAGAATACCTGTTCCTGGAGCTCTTTGATGGCATGCTGCATTTGGGGCTAAGGAGAGACGATGCTGAATCCTCTTTGCTCTTGAAGGGGCTGAGGGTTGATGATGGCCAGTGGCACAAAGCTGAGGTTCTTCTGCAGGACTCTCTACAGTTAAAGCTCTGGCATAAAGCTTGCAACACAGGAGTCTGCCTGCAGGACTTCCCTACCAGAGACGGTGTTGCTTCTCTCTCACCTGCCTTCCTAAAAACTTACATCGGGGGAGTTGATGGAGACTTGACAGCTAACAATACATGGAGCCGGGAGAGTTTCATCGGCTGCCTGGAGGACCTGGAGATTGATTATCAGGCTATTCTTCCCTTGGATATACCCCACCGCGAATCCTCTCCAGTGGAGCTGGGCTGCAACAGGACAGAATGGTGCCACTCCCAGCCCTGTTCTCAGAGAGGCCTGTGTGTGGACCTCTGGGCAACCTTTAGGTGTGACTGCACTAGGCCTTATGAAGGCCAGACTTGTTCACATG aGTACCCAGCAGGAACGTTTGGCTTGGAAGATTCCTCCAGCTTTGCTTCCTTCACAATTGCTGATAATCCTGGTTCAAACTTCAACATCTCCTTTTTTATCCGTACTCTGAAGCTAAGTGGCCTAGTGCTGCAAATCAGCAATGGAACTGACCCCTGCCTCACTGTATATCTGAAGAGTGGCCAGCTCCAGATAGCAACATCATCTGCAAATGCTGTGACTTTCTCAGAAAACCTGGCTGATGGGAGGAGATATCTGGTAACTCTCACCTTCCAGGGAGGAAGAGTTCATGCCAGCCATTCAGACCGAGATGTGGAGGTAGGGCAGCTGGCAGTGCTGCCTCTTGTAGTTGGTTTTGAGGTATATGTTGGTGGACTTCCTCACCAAGATCATGTGAGCACATGGGGAGGATATTTTAAAGGTTGTCTTCAAGATTTCCAGCTCAACAACCACCGAATGGAGTTCTTTCCTACTCAGGCTGAGAACTACAGTCTGCCACAAAAGGTGTACATGGGACAAACCACTAACCTCGCTCCGGGCTGCATCTCCGATGACACCTGCAAG TCTGGGCCATGTCACAATGGTGGCACATGCGCTATCACCTGGaatgacttcagttgcagttgtcCAGCAAATTTCACTGGGAAAACCTGTGAGGAGAGAGTCTGGTGTGCCAGTGACCCGTGTCCCAAAGCCACTTCCTGCGTGGATGTTCCAGCAGGATACGTAT GTCTGGCTAATGCTACATTTCATGGCAATGCTGCCATTGAGTTCACCACCAATGCTTCTGTCACCAGAGCTCTCAACAGCCTCCACCTAGAATTTAAAACCAGGGATGAAGACGCCATTTTGCTCTGGGCTACTGAAGAGGTGGACTCCCTCCAAATTGCTATTCAGAACTCCACTCTGCTTGTGGATATTAGAAGTGGGAACAGCATTGAAGGGGTCAGTTTCCTGAGTCAGACACCCATCGCGGATGGCTCCTGgcacagagtctctctctctatgGAAGAGCCGTCTGTGATGTCTTCAAGGTGGCTAATTCATTTGGATGGTTCTGTGAACGTGACTCTCCAGGGGAATGCTGGGAACCTGGACTTCTTAAAGAACAATGTGCTGATTGTACTAGCTGAGAACTTCACAGGCTGCCTTGGACATGTGAACATAGGGGGAGTATATCTGCCGTTCACTGGCCAGCTCTCTTACCCTCAGCCAGAGCAGTTCCTGCAGTCTAGCAGGGGACACATCCAGCTGGGCTGCACTGGGGCTGATGTGTGTGCTTCGAGCCCTTGTCTCAATGCGGGCACTTGTGAGGACTTGTTTAACTCCTTCCGATGCGCCTGCAGTGTCGGATGGGAGGGGCCTCTGTGCGAGTCTAACATAGATGACTGCAAGTCCAGCCCGTGTGTCCATGGGGACTGCATGGACTCAGTGGCAGATTTTCAGTGCGACTGTTTCCGGGGCTACATTGGGAAGAAATGTAACATCAATGTGGACGATTGCATGCGACACCAGTGCTTAAATGGAGGGACCTGTGTTGACGGGGTTTACAGCTACTCCTGCAAGTGCCCAGCTCAGTACTCAGGACCTCGCTGCGA ATGGCTGTTTCCACCTCAACAGTGCGGCAAAAACTTTACCTGTCTGAATGGAGGCAAATGTACCAGTGGGACATGGGGAGCCAACTGCACCTGCAAGCCAGGCTTCACCGGAAGGAA